The proteins below come from a single Gordonia sp. X0973 genomic window:
- the uvrB gene encoding excinuclease ABC subunit UvrB — protein sequence MAFPAEKPVLAHSEFRPIGEVERADGRFEVVSEYEPAGDQPTAIDDLERRITEGERDIVLLGATGTGKSATTAWLIERVQRPTLVMAPNKTLAAQLANELREMLPNNAVEYFVSYYDYYQPEAYIAQTDTYIEKDSSINDDVERLRHSATSSLLSRRDVVVVASVSCIYGLGTPQSYLDRSVEMAVGDEIDRDALLRLLVDVQYTRNDMSFTRGSFRVRGDTVEIIPSYEELAIRIEFFGDEVEALYYLHPLTGDVVRQVDTVRIFPATHYVAGPERMERAMKGIEAELEERLAELESKGKLLEAQRLRMRTSYDLEMMRQVGFCSGIENYSRHIDGRGAGSAPATLIDYFPDDFLLVIDESHVTVPQIGGMYEGDMSRKRNLVDYGFRLPSAVDNRPLTWDEFVDRIGQTVYLSATPGPYELGQSNGEFVEQVIRPTGLLDPKVVVKPTKGQIDDLVHEIRERTERDERVLVTTLTKKMAEDLTDYLLEMGIRVRYLHSEVDTLRRVELLRQLRLGEFDVLVGINLLREGLDLPEVSLVAILDADKEGFLRSTTSLIQTIGRAARNVSGEVHMYADKITDSMQNAIEETDRRRQKQIAYNEAAGIDPQPLRKKIADILDQVYSEADDEVTVGGSGRNATRGRRAQGDNPKGSTSAGVIERRDVSAMPRAELADLIGQLTDQMMSAARDLQFELAGRLRDEIADLKKELRGMDAAGIS from the coding sequence ATGGCTTTCCCAGCAGAGAAACCGGTCCTCGCGCATTCCGAGTTCCGTCCGATCGGTGAGGTCGAGCGGGCGGACGGCCGGTTCGAGGTGGTCAGCGAATACGAGCCGGCCGGAGACCAGCCCACCGCGATCGACGATCTGGAACGGCGGATCACGGAGGGGGAGCGCGACATCGTCCTGCTGGGTGCCACGGGTACGGGCAAGTCGGCGACGACGGCGTGGCTGATCGAACGCGTGCAGCGCCCGACGCTGGTCATGGCGCCGAACAAGACGTTGGCCGCGCAGCTGGCCAACGAACTGCGCGAGATGCTGCCGAACAACGCCGTCGAGTATTTCGTTTCGTACTACGACTACTACCAACCCGAGGCGTATATCGCGCAGACCGACACCTACATCGAGAAGGACAGCTCGATCAATGACGACGTGGAACGCCTGCGGCATTCGGCGACGTCGAGTCTGCTCTCGCGGCGTGACGTCGTCGTCGTCGCCTCCGTGTCCTGCATCTACGGCCTGGGCACCCCGCAGTCCTACCTGGACCGGTCGGTGGAGATGGCGGTCGGCGACGAGATCGACCGCGATGCCCTGCTGCGGCTCCTCGTCGACGTGCAGTACACCCGCAACGACATGTCGTTCACCCGCGGCAGCTTCCGAGTGCGCGGCGACACGGTCGAGATCATCCCGTCCTACGAGGAATTGGCCATCCGCATCGAATTCTTCGGCGACGAGGTCGAGGCGCTCTACTATCTGCACCCGCTGACCGGCGACGTCGTCCGACAGGTCGACACCGTGCGGATCTTCCCGGCGACCCACTACGTCGCCGGGCCCGAGCGGATGGAACGGGCGATGAAGGGCATCGAGGCGGAGTTGGAGGAGCGCCTCGCGGAGTTGGAAAGCAAGGGCAAGCTGCTGGAGGCGCAGCGGCTGCGGATGCGCACCAGCTATGACCTGGAGATGATGCGGCAGGTCGGGTTCTGCTCCGGGATCGAGAACTACTCCCGCCACATCGACGGACGCGGGGCGGGTTCGGCGCCGGCGACGCTGATCGACTACTTCCCGGATGACTTCCTGCTGGTCATCGACGAATCGCATGTCACGGTGCCGCAGATCGGCGGCATGTACGAAGGCGACATGTCGAGGAAGCGCAATCTCGTTGACTACGGCTTCCGGCTTCCGTCGGCCGTCGACAACCGACCGTTGACCTGGGACGAGTTCGTGGACCGAATCGGCCAGACGGTTTACCTCTCGGCGACTCCCGGGCCATACGAGCTGGGGCAGAGCAACGGTGAATTCGTCGAGCAGGTGATCCGTCCGACGGGCCTGTTGGACCCGAAGGTGGTCGTGAAACCGACCAAGGGACAGATCGACGACCTGGTCCACGAGATCCGGGAGCGCACCGAACGCGACGAACGCGTCTTGGTGACGACGCTGACCAAGAAGATGGCCGAAGACCTCACCGACTATCTGTTGGAGATGGGCATCCGGGTCCGCTACCTGCACTCCGAGGTCGACACCCTGCGGCGGGTGGAGCTGCTGCGCCAACTGCGGTTGGGGGAGTTCGACGTCCTCGTCGGCATCAACCTGCTGCGCGAGGGCTTGGACCTCCCGGAGGTGTCGCTGGTCGCGATCCTGGATGCGGACAAAGAGGGATTCCTGCGCAGCACCACGTCGTTGATCCAGACGATCGGCCGCGCCGCGCGCAACGTGTCCGGCGAGGTCCACATGTACGCAGACAAGATCACCGACTCCATGCAGAACGCGATCGAGGAGACCGATCGGCGCAGGCAGAAGCAGATTGCGTACAACGAGGCGGCCGGAATCGACCCGCAGCCGCTGCGCAAGAAGATCGCCGACATCCTCGACCAGGTGTACAGCGAGGCGGATGACGAGGTGACCGTCGGCGGATCGGGCCGCAACGCGACTCGCGGTCGCCGTGCGCAGGGCGACAACCCGAAGGGATCGACGAGCGCCGGGGTCATCGAGCGCCGCGATGTGTCGGCGATGCCGCGTGCCGAACTGGCCGATCTGATCGGGCAGCTCACCGATCAGATGATGTCGGCGGCGCGTGATCTACAGTTCGAGTTGGCGGGCCGCCTGCGCGACGAGATCGCGGATCTGAAGAAGGAGTTGCGCGGGATGGATGCGGCGGGAATCTCATAA
- the uvrA gene encoding excinuclease ABC subunit UvrA produces MVDRLIVRGAREHNLRGIDVDLPRDSLIVFTGLSGSGKSSLAFDTIFAEGQRRYVESLSAYARQFLGQMDKPDVDFIEGLSPAVSIDQKSTNRNPRSTVGTITEVYDYLRLLYARAGTAHCAQCGEKIAKQTPQQIVDQILAMDEGTRFQVLAPVVRSRKGEFVDLFAALQTQGFARARIDGRVYPLTEPPTLKKQERHDVDVVVDRLAVKATAKQRLTDSIETALRLADGIVVLDFVDVDEGDPKRERRFSEKMACPNGHIIAIDDLEPRSFSFNSPYGACPACDGLGVSKVIDEELVVPDPDLSLAEGAIAPWSSGHNADYFLRLLSGLADQMGFDLNAPWKKLPAAARKAILDGSDHQVHVRFRNRYGRTRSYYTEFEGVMAFLSRRSDQTESEAMKERYEGYMRDVPCAVCHGARLRPEILAVTLDSAEFGPKSIAEVSSLSVAACAEYLGSLTLGAREEAIAGRVLKEVQARIRFLLDVGLEYLSLSRAAGSLSGGEAQRIRLATQIGSGLAGVLYVLDEPSIGLHQRDNRRLIDTLVRLRDLGNTLIVVEHDEDTIRAADWIVDIGPRAGEHGGHVVHSGSYEGLLANVDSITGAYLSGRETLPTPEIRRPISKRKQLTVVGANEHNLKDVEVSFPLGVLTAVTGVSGSGKSTLVNDILASVLANKLNGARQVPGRHKRVKGLDQLDKLVQVDQSPIGRTPRSNPATYTGVFDKIRTLFAATTEAKVRGYQPGRFSFNVKGGRCEACTGEGTIKIEMNFLPDVYVPCEVCHGARYNRETLEVHYKGKTIAEVLDMPIEEAADFFEAVTSIHRYLKTLVEVGLGYVRLGQPAPTLSGGEAQRVKLAAELQKRSTGRTAYILDEPTTGLHFEDIRKLLKVINGLVDKGNTVIVIEHNLDVIKAADWIIDMGPEGGDGGGTVVATGTPEEIAAVPQSHTGRFLAEVLEPERVANVG; encoded by the coding sequence GTGGTCGATCGCTTGATCGTGCGCGGTGCGCGCGAGCACAACCTTCGTGGAATCGACGTCGACCTGCCGCGTGACTCACTGATCGTTTTCACCGGGCTATCCGGGTCGGGCAAGTCGTCGCTGGCCTTCGATACGATCTTCGCCGAAGGGCAGCGCCGCTACGTCGAGTCGCTCTCGGCCTACGCGCGCCAGTTCCTGGGCCAGATGGACAAGCCGGACGTCGACTTCATCGAGGGACTGTCGCCGGCGGTGTCGATCGACCAGAAATCGACCAACCGCAACCCGCGTTCGACGGTCGGGACCATCACCGAGGTCTACGACTACCTACGACTGCTGTATGCGCGGGCGGGAACAGCGCACTGCGCGCAGTGCGGCGAGAAGATCGCGAAGCAGACTCCGCAGCAGATCGTCGACCAGATCCTGGCGATGGACGAGGGCACCCGGTTCCAGGTGCTCGCCCCGGTCGTGCGGTCGCGCAAGGGGGAGTTCGTCGACCTGTTCGCCGCTCTGCAGACCCAGGGGTTCGCCCGCGCGCGGATCGACGGCCGGGTGTACCCGCTGACCGAACCGCCGACGCTCAAGAAGCAGGAGCGCCACGACGTCGACGTCGTCGTCGACCGGCTCGCCGTGAAGGCGACGGCCAAGCAGCGACTGACGGACTCGATCGAGACGGCGCTGCGGCTCGCCGATGGGATCGTCGTCCTCGACTTCGTCGACGTCGACGAGGGGGATCCGAAGCGTGAGCGACGATTCTCCGAGAAGATGGCCTGCCCCAACGGCCACATCATCGCGATCGACGACCTCGAGCCGCGGTCGTTCTCGTTCAACTCGCCCTACGGTGCCTGCCCGGCGTGCGACGGCCTCGGGGTCAGCAAGGTGATCGACGAGGAACTCGTCGTCCCGGACCCGGATCTGAGCCTGGCGGAGGGGGCGATCGCGCCCTGGTCGAGCGGGCACAACGCGGACTACTTCCTGCGGTTGCTCTCCGGCCTGGCCGATCAGATGGGTTTCGACCTCAACGCCCCGTGGAAGAAGCTTCCCGCAGCGGCGCGCAAGGCGATCCTGGACGGCAGCGATCACCAGGTCCACGTCCGGTTCCGTAACCGGTACGGGCGCACGCGATCGTATTATACCGAGTTCGAGGGCGTCATGGCCTTCCTCTCGCGGCGGTCGGACCAGACCGAGTCCGAGGCGATGAAGGAGCGCTACGAGGGCTATATGCGCGACGTTCCCTGCGCGGTGTGCCACGGTGCGCGCCTGCGGCCGGAGATCCTCGCCGTCACACTGGACTCGGCGGAGTTCGGCCCCAAGTCGATCGCCGAGGTCAGCTCGCTGTCGGTCGCCGCCTGTGCCGAGTACCTCGGCAGCCTGACCCTGGGCGCCCGCGAGGAGGCCATCGCCGGTCGCGTGCTCAAAGAGGTGCAGGCGCGGATCCGATTCCTGCTCGACGTCGGGTTGGAATATCTCTCGCTGTCGCGGGCGGCGGGCTCGCTCTCGGGCGGTGAGGCGCAGCGCATCCGGTTGGCGACGCAGATCGGCTCCGGACTCGCCGGGGTCCTCTACGTCCTGGACGAGCCGTCGATCGGGCTGCACCAGCGCGACAACCGCCGACTCATCGACACCCTGGTGCGGCTGCGCGACCTCGGCAACACGCTCATCGTCGTCGAACACGACGAGGACACCATCCGGGCGGCCGACTGGATCGTCGACATCGGTCCGCGCGCCGGCGAGCACGGCGGACACGTCGTCCACAGCGGCAGTTACGAGGGCCTGCTGGCCAATGTCGATTCGATCACCGGCGCCTACCTGTCCGGCCGGGAGACGCTGCCGACACCGGAGATCCGTCGCCCGATCAGCAAGCGCAAACAACTCACGGTCGTGGGCGCGAACGAGCACAACCTCAAAGACGTCGAGGTCTCATTCCCCCTCGGCGTGTTGACGGCGGTGACCGGCGTGTCGGGTTCGGGTAAGTCGACGCTGGTCAACGACATCCTGGCGTCGGTCCTGGCCAACAAGCTCAACGGTGCCCGCCAGGTACCCGGACGGCACAAGCGTGTGAAGGGACTCGACCAGCTGGACAAACTCGTGCAGGTCGACCAATCGCCGATCGGCCGCACGCCGCGCTCCAACCCGGCGACCTACACCGGCGTCTTCGACAAGATCCGCACCCTGTTCGCCGCCACGACCGAGGCAAAGGTGCGCGGCTACCAGCCGGGTCGCTTCTCCTTCAACGTCAAGGGCGGGCGCTGCGAGGCGTGCACCGGCGAGGGCACGATCAAGATCGAGATGAACTTCCTGCCCGACGTCTACGTCCCCTGCGAGGTGTGCCACGGCGCGCGCTACAACCGGGAAACCCTCGAGGTGCACTACAAGGGCAAGACGATCGCCGAGGTCCTGGACATGCCGATCGAAGAGGCGGCCGACTTCTTCGAGGCGGTCACCTCGATCCACCGCTACCTGAAGACGTTGGTCGAGGTGGGGTTGGGCTACGTGCGGCTCGGCCAGCCGGCGCCGACGCTCTCCGGCGGCGAGGCGCAGCGCGTCAAACTGGCCGCCGAACTGCAGAAGCGTTCCACAGGCCGCACCGCATACATCCTCGACGAGCCGACCACGGGACTGCACTTCGAGGACATCCGCAAGCTGCTCAAGGTCATCAACGGCCTGGTCGACAAGGGCAACACGGTCATCGTGATCGAGCACAACCTCGACGTCATCAAGGCTGCCGACTGGATCATCGACATGGGGCCGGAGGGCGGCGACGGCGGCGGCACGGTGGTCGCCACCGGGACTCCGGAAGAGATCGCCGCGGTCCCGCAGAGCCACACCGGCCGGTTCCTCGCCGAGGTCCTCGAGCCGGAGCGGGTCGCGAACGTCGGGTAG
- a CDS encoding MBL fold metallo-hydrolase has protein sequence MTDISPVDDDYTGTVAGPHHPMRRTTAHATIVKMSVGPMDNNTYVLTCTETGDQLLIDAANDAPAILALLRELPGTLRGVLTTHGHFDHWQALAEVTKATGVPTTAGRADAKELPITPDKLLDDGDEITVGNLVLRAIHLVGHTEGSIALALHDPSDDAAGPISVQLFTGDCLFPGGVGKTWQPGDFERLLDGVTTKLFDAYPDDTAVYPGHGSDTTLGAERPKLDEWRARGW, from the coding sequence ATGACCGACATCAGCCCCGTCGACGACGATTACACCGGCACCGTCGCCGGTCCGCACCATCCGATGCGACGCACCACGGCCCACGCGACGATCGTCAAGATGTCGGTCGGCCCGATGGACAACAACACCTACGTGCTCACCTGCACCGAGACCGGTGACCAGTTGCTGATCGATGCCGCCAACGACGCGCCGGCCATTCTCGCGCTGCTCCGGGAGCTACCCGGCACTTTGCGCGGCGTCCTCACGACGCACGGGCACTTCGACCACTGGCAGGCGCTCGCGGAAGTGACCAAGGCCACCGGCGTGCCGACGACGGCCGGCCGCGCCGACGCGAAGGAGCTTCCCATCACGCCCGACAAATTGCTCGATGACGGCGACGAGATCACCGTCGGAAATCTCGTCCTTCGTGCGATTCACCTCGTCGGCCACACCGAGGGGTCGATCGCGCTGGCCCTGCACGATCCCAGCGACGACGCCGCCGGACCGATCTCCGTGCAGCTGTTCACCGGCGACTGCCTCTTCCCCGGCGGCGTCGGCAAGACCTGGCAGCCGGGCGACTTCGAGCGGTTGCTCGACGGTGTGACGACGAAACTGTTCGACGCCTATCCCGACGACACCGCCGTCTACCCGGGCCACGGCAGCGACACGACGCTCGGCGCGGAACGTCCGAAGCTCGACGAGTGGCGTGCGCGGGGCTGGTGA
- a CDS encoding universal stress protein, whose product MSAYNTVVVGTDGSESSMKAVERAGAIAGDSTTLVIACAYFPNEGRDVNAMSDVLKDEAYQVHGSAPTEEILRTAKERATAAGAKLVQQRPVKGAPVDALLQLVVDVKADLLVVGNKGLNTLSGRLLGSVPADAARKADVDVLIVHTT is encoded by the coding sequence ATGTCTGCATACAACACCGTGGTGGTCGGCACCGACGGCTCCGAGTCGTCCATGAAGGCGGTGGAGCGTGCCGGTGCGATCGCGGGGGACTCGACGACGCTGGTGATCGCCTGCGCGTACTTCCCGAACGAGGGTCGTGACGTGAACGCGATGTCCGACGTCCTCAAGGACGAGGCCTACCAGGTCCACGGCTCCGCACCGACCGAGGAGATCCTCCGCACCGCCAAGGAGCGGGCCACCGCCGCCGGGGCCAAGCTCGTCCAGCAGCGCCCCGTCAAGGGCGCCCCGGTCGATGCGCTGCTCCAGCTGGTCGTCGACGTGAAGGCCGATCTGCTGGTCGTCGGCAACAAGGGTCTCAACACCCTGTCCGGCCGCCTGCTCGGCTCGGTGCCCGCCGACGCCGCGCGCAAGGCCGATGTGGACGTCCTCATCGTCCACACGACGTAG
- a CDS encoding class I SAM-dependent methyltransferase, which translates to MSNGGRLNGPTNSVLDAVARQLSRPHGLIGRSVVARMLDRGNGAMIRSAVDALRVAPGQAVADVGFGGGAGLEALLAAVGPDGRVIGCDASPDMLGRAESRFAGPLRDGRLSLTADIADLADAQLDALMCVNTIYFVDDLTAFLRAAAQAIRGDGRMVIGIGRPEMMRKMPFTRSRFTIREVDEIVQSATEAGFVAGEKLSDSGGKSAYDILGFSRI; encoded by the coding sequence ATGAGCAATGGCGGACGCTTGAACGGGCCGACGAACTCCGTGCTGGATGCGGTCGCGCGCCAGCTGTCGCGACCCCATGGGCTGATCGGCCGCAGCGTGGTGGCGCGAATGCTCGACCGTGGCAACGGGGCCATGATCCGTTCCGCAGTCGACGCGTTGCGCGTCGCGCCGGGGCAGGCGGTTGCCGACGTCGGGTTCGGCGGGGGTGCTGGGCTCGAGGCCCTGCTCGCGGCAGTCGGTCCGGACGGGCGCGTCATCGGCTGCGATGCGTCGCCCGACATGCTCGGTCGCGCTGAATCCCGATTCGCCGGTCCGCTACGCGATGGTCGGCTGTCGCTCACCGCGGACATCGCCGACCTTGCCGACGCGCAGCTGGACGCGCTGATGTGCGTGAACACGATCTACTTCGTCGACGACCTCACCGCATTCCTCCGCGCCGCCGCGCAAGCCATCCGCGGCGACGGGCGGATGGTCATCGGTATCGGCCGGCCGGAGATGATGCGCAAGATGCCCTTCACTCGGTCGCGTTTTACGATCCGCGAGGTCGACGAGATCGTTCAGTCGGCGACCGAGGCAGGTTTCGTCGCAGGGGAGAAGCTTTCCGACAGCGGTGGTAAGTCGGCCTACGACATCCTCGGTTTCAGTCGAATCTGA
- a CDS encoding ATP-binding domain-containing protein, translated as MSPDPRIVDEQRHLDAVYGRIDRMRSTTNRRLSETLAESGGTPQAQSERESYERLYVDDLAKLDAAEHNLYFGRLDVHRDGDGADEGRDGQPETRRIGRIGVLDDDAQDTTLLLDWRAPLSRPFYLATPADPDGVSVRRHIRTNNRQVRTVSDEVLDGRAVDQSEDGGAVVTRGDVVNEAALVSALNAARTGEMVDIVETIQREQDLIIRSSHRGVTVVQGGPGTGKTAVALHRAAYLLYTHRDLLARSGVLILGPNPEFLRYISQVLPSLGETGVLLSTVGNLLPGIETEALDRPDAAVLKGSLDILPVLKSHVRSYQSLPRKPITVEFDGYPLSIDSELIKRARTKARNTRRAHNQAQREFLRAALYGLASAHASRIGSSLLDGTQMLSGAEIADIRDEMRADDDLVREVLAFWPRLEPVRVLTDLLTSPRAIASATRGWSDEDRAALERTPNDPLTVGDVPLLDEIAELIGAGTDDDRAAQKAQWRAKLAEAQDALDILTGSAPQDLEDEIDPEILMAYDLIDAEQLAQRQTVTEYRTTAERAHADRSWTFGHVIVDEAQELSAMAWRMVMRRIPNRWMTVIGDTAQTSNPAGSTSWSDVFEPYVAKRWQLHELTVNYRTPAEIMVYAARILERIDPSLTPPTSLRANGIEPTAIRAGFGRATLDAIKLAIDAQWPGLTGIIVADDDLDFAVDALAEHPDIAVHTVTGCKGLEFDNTVVVEPAAIIAESDRGWNDLYVALTRATQRLVVVSESDLPPELADLPGWQES; from the coding sequence GTGAGTCCCGACCCGCGCATAGTCGACGAGCAACGTCATCTCGACGCCGTCTACGGTCGTATCGACCGGATGCGGAGCACCACGAACCGCCGTCTGTCCGAAACCCTCGCCGAGAGCGGCGGCACCCCGCAGGCCCAGTCCGAGCGGGAGTCCTACGAGCGCCTCTACGTCGACGACCTGGCGAAACTCGACGCCGCCGAGCACAACCTCTACTTCGGCCGGCTCGATGTCCACCGGGATGGAGACGGTGCCGACGAGGGCCGCGACGGACAGCCGGAGACGCGGCGCATCGGACGCATCGGGGTCCTCGACGACGACGCCCAGGACACCACGCTGCTGCTCGACTGGCGCGCTCCCCTGTCCCGCCCGTTCTACTTGGCCACCCCGGCCGATCCGGACGGGGTGAGCGTCCGTCGCCACATCCGGACGAACAACCGCCAGGTGCGAACGGTGTCCGACGAGGTGCTCGACGGTCGGGCGGTGGACCAATCCGAAGACGGCGGAGCCGTGGTGACCCGAGGCGACGTCGTCAACGAGGCAGCGCTGGTCAGCGCCCTCAACGCCGCGCGCACCGGCGAGATGGTGGACATCGTCGAGACCATCCAGCGCGAGCAGGACCTGATCATCCGCTCGTCGCACCGCGGCGTCACCGTTGTGCAGGGCGGTCCGGGCACCGGCAAGACGGCCGTCGCCCTGCATCGCGCGGCGTACCTGCTCTACACCCACCGTGACCTGCTGGCGCGCAGCGGCGTCCTCATCCTCGGCCCGAACCCGGAGTTCCTGCGCTACATCTCGCAGGTGCTGCCGTCGCTCGGCGAGACCGGCGTCCTGCTCAGCACCGTCGGGAACCTGCTGCCCGGCATCGAGACCGAAGCCCTCGACCGTCCCGACGCCGCCGTCCTCAAGGGATCACTCGATATCCTGCCGGTTCTCAAGAGCCACGTGCGCTCCTACCAGTCACTGCCGCGCAAACCCATCACCGTCGAGTTCGACGGCTATCCGCTGAGCATCGACTCGGAGCTGATCAAGCGCGCCCGCACGAAAGCGCGCAACACTCGGCGCGCCCACAACCAGGCACAACGGGAGTTCCTCCGCGCCGCCCTCTACGGCCTGGCCTCCGCGCACGCCAGCCGCATCGGGTCGTCGTTACTCGACGGGACGCAGATGCTCTCGGGTGCGGAGATCGCCGACATCCGCGACGAGATGCGCGCCGACGACGATCTCGTCCGCGAAGTCCTCGCCTTCTGGCCGCGACTCGAGCCGGTCCGGGTCTTGACCGACCTGTTGACGTCCCCGCGAGCGATCGCGTCGGCCACCCGCGGCTGGTCCGACGAAGACCGGGCCGCATTGGAGCGCACCCCGAACGATCCGCTGACCGTCGGCGACGTCCCGCTGCTCGACGAGATCGCCGAGCTGATCGGCGCCGGCACCGACGACGACCGGGCGGCGCAGAAGGCGCAGTGGCGCGCGAAGCTCGCCGAGGCGCAGGATGCCCTCGACATCCTGACCGGCTCCGCCCCGCAAGACCTCGAGGACGAGATCGATCCCGAAATCCTCATGGCCTACGACCTCATCGACGCCGAACAACTCGCGCAGCGCCAGACGGTGACCGAATACCGGACGACGGCGGAACGCGCGCACGCCGATCGGTCGTGGACCTTTGGTCATGTGATCGTCGACGAGGCACAGGAACTCTCCGCGATGGCGTGGCGGATGGTGATGCGCCGGATCCCGAACCGCTGGATGACCGTCATCGGCGACACGGCCCAGACGTCGAACCCGGCCGGCTCGACGTCCTGGTCGGATGTGTTCGAGCCCTATGTCGCCAAACGGTGGCAACTGCACGAACTCACGGTCAACTACCGGACGCCGGCCGAGATCATGGTCTACGCCGCCCGCATCCTGGAACGCATCGACCCGAGTCTGACACCGCCGACGTCGCTGCGGGCGAACGGGATCGAGCCGACGGCGATCCGCGCCGGCTTCGGTCGCGCGACCCTCGACGCGATCAAGCTGGCGATCGACGCGCAGTGGCCGGGGCTGACCGGGATCATCGTCGCCGACGACGATCTCGACTTCGCCGTCGACGCGCTGGCCGAGCACCCGGATATCGCGGTGCACACGGTCACCGGCTGCAAGGGGCTGGAGTTCGACAACACCGTCGTCGTGGAGCCGGCCGCGATCATCGCGGAATCCGATCGCGGATGGAACGACCTGTACGTCGCCCTCACCCGCGCGACGCAACGCCTCGTCGTCGTGTCCGAAAGCGACTTGCCACCCGAGTTGGCGGACCTACCCGGGTGGCAAGAAAGCTAG
- a CDS encoding Fic family protein, giving the protein MDDDEPSGAVSWPAHASRVVPWRQQFRAGVRADRVLTEVEVSLPPMIATLDVQVPSDLAADMEEALREITALDAGYADDLGALGTMLLRTECVASSRIEEIDARVDDYARALHGVRANSSATSMVSATAATDVLLTTVSQTRAITLDDLLAAHRELMRDEVLERDYAGRLRDMHNWIGGSDHSPRDALYVPPPPDTVADYMRDLIRYVNRDDLPVLAQVAIAHAQFESVHPFTDGNGRIGRALINSILRRRGVTSTVVVPLASALVAHRDRYFDDLESYREGNPAPLMRSFAAGSRIAAVESRRTAALLSAIPDHWHHLLGPMRSHSAAAKITASLIAAPIFTAEEVAQRLGLKPTSTYAAIERLHDADVIRPLTSRKRDQVWGAGLVLDELEALGARIKKAAT; this is encoded by the coding sequence ATGGACGACGACGAGCCGTCTGGCGCAGTCAGCTGGCCGGCCCACGCCAGTCGGGTTGTGCCGTGGCGGCAGCAGTTCCGGGCAGGCGTGCGAGCCGATCGTGTCCTGACCGAGGTGGAGGTCAGCCTCCCGCCGATGATTGCCACCTTGGATGTACAGGTGCCCTCTGATCTGGCCGCCGACATGGAGGAGGCGCTGCGCGAAATCACGGCGTTGGACGCCGGGTACGCCGATGATCTCGGCGCGCTGGGGACCATGCTGCTGCGCACCGAGTGCGTCGCATCGTCGCGGATCGAGGAGATCGATGCTCGGGTCGATGACTACGCACGGGCGCTGCACGGCGTACGCGCGAACTCGTCGGCAACATCGATGGTGTCTGCGACCGCCGCCACCGACGTATTGCTCACCACGGTGAGCCAGACCCGCGCCATCACGCTGGACGACCTGCTGGCCGCCCATCGCGAACTCATGCGCGACGAGGTTCTCGAGCGGGACTACGCCGGCCGCCTACGGGACATGCATAACTGGATCGGTGGCAGCGATCATTCGCCGCGCGACGCGCTCTACGTCCCGCCGCCACCGGACACCGTCGCTGACTACATGCGGGACCTGATTCGCTATGTCAATCGCGACGACCTTCCGGTGCTCGCCCAGGTCGCGATAGCCCACGCACAGTTCGAGTCCGTCCATCCGTTCACAGATGGCAACGGCCGCATCGGTCGGGCACTGATCAACAGTATTCTGCGCCGACGAGGCGTGACCAGCACCGTCGTCGTGCCACTGGCATCGGCGCTGGTGGCACATCGGGACCGCTACTTCGACGATCTCGAGTCCTATCGCGAGGGAAATCCTGCACCGCTGATGCGCTCCTTCGCAGCGGGATCACGTATCGCCGCCGTCGAGTCGCGGCGTACCGCTGCACTCCTCTCCGCAATTCCCGATCACTGGCACCACCTTCTCGGACCCATGCGCAGCCACAGCGCTGCTGCGAAGATCACGGCCTCGCTGATTGCGGCTCCGATATTCACCGCCGAGGAGGTGGCCCAGCGTCTCGGGTTGAAGCCGACAAGCACCTATGCGGCCATCGAACGACTGCACGACGCCGATGTCATCCGTCCGTTGACGAGTCGAAAGCGAGACCAGGTTTGGGGTGCCGGTCTGGTTCTAGACGAACTCGAAGCCCTCGGCGCGCGTATCAAGAAGGCAGCGACCTGA